The following proteins come from a genomic window of Canis lupus dingo isolate Sandy chromosome 20, ASM325472v2, whole genome shotgun sequence:
- the MLLT1 gene encoding protein ENL isoform X4, whose protein sequence is MRDPAKSPLRTAVRSCSLRRVAAQCGCLAGLSPFQTMLLVLLNCSVQVMVMPEGAETVSRPSPDYPMLPTIPLSAFSDPKKTKPSHGSKDASRETSKACKTHKTAKEHRERPRKDSEGKAPAKEPEREQARSTKDTTRKLGEGRPPKEEKAPPAKAAFKEPKMALKETKLESVSPKGGPPPPPPPKSSSKRPAAADSPKPSAKKQKKSSSKGSRSAPSTSPRTSSSSFSDKKPAKDKGSAKGEKVKAESEPREIKKPPEVEESNSEDEASFKTESAQSSPSNSSSSSDSSSDSDFEPSQNHSQGPLRSMVEDLQSEESDEDDSSSGEEASGKTNAGRDSRLSFSDSESDNSADSCLPSREPPPSKKPPPPNSKASGRRSPESCSKPEKILKRGTYDKAYTDELVELHRRLMALRERNVLQQIVNLIEETGHFNVTNTTFDFDLFSLDETTVRKLQSYLEAVAT, encoded by the exons GTGATGGTAATGCCCGAAGGAGCAGAAACGGTGTCCAGGCCCAGCCCCGACTACCCCATGTTACCCACAATTCcactctctgccttctctgaCCCCAAGAAGACCAAACCATCCCACGGCTCCAAG GACGCCAGCAGGGAGACCAGCAAGGCCTGCAAGACCCACAAGACGGCCAAGGAGCACCGGGAGCGGCCGCGGAAGGACTCCGAGGGCAAGGCCCCAGCCAAGGAGCCAGAGCGCGAGCAGGCCAGGAGCACCAAGGACACCACACGGAAGCTGGGTGAAGGCCGGCCGCCCAAGGAAGAGAAGGCCCCACCGGCCAAGGCCGCGTTCAAGGAGCCCAAGATGGCCCTGAAGGAGACCAAACTGGAGAGCGTGTCCCCCAAGGGagggcccccgcccccacccccgcccaagTCTTCCAGCAAGCGGCCAGCTGCCGCCGACTCACCCAAGCCCAGCGCCAAAAAGCAGAAGAAGAGCAGCTCCAAGGGGTCCAGGAGTGCCCCCAGCACCTCACCCCGCACCTCGTCTTCCTCCTTCTCGGACAAAAAGCCAGCCAAGGACAAGGGCAGCGCCAAAGGGGAGAAAGTCAAGGCTGAGAGTGAGCCCAGGGAGATCAAAAAGCCTCCGGAAGTGGAGGAGTCCAACTCAGAGGATGAAGCCTCCTTCAAGACCGAG TCTGCCCAGTCGAGCCCATCCaactccagctccagctccgACTCCAGTTCGGATTCGGACTTCGAGCCTTCCCAGAACCACAGTCAAG GACCCCTGCGCTCCATGGTGGAGGACCTGCAGTCTGAGGAATCCGATGAGGACGACTCTTCATCAGGCGAGGAGGCCTCTGGCAAGACGAATGCTGGGAGGGATTCCAG GTTGAGCTTCAGTGACAGTGAGAGTGACAACAGCGCTGACTCCTGCCTGCCCAGCCGAGAGCCCCCTCCCTCCAAGAAACCACCCCCACCTAACAGCAAG GCATCAGGCCGGAGGAGCCCCGAGTCCTGCAGCAAACCTGAGAAGATTCTCAAGAGGGGCACCTACGACAAG GCCTACACCGACGAGCTGGTGGAACTGCACCGGAGGCTGATGGCGCTGCGGGAGCGCAACGTGCTGCAACAG ATCGTCAACCTGATCGAGGAGACCGGCCACTTCAACGTCACCAACACCACCTTCGACTTTGATCTCTTCTCCCTGGACGAGACCACCGTGCGTAAGCTGCAGAGCTACCTGGAGGCCGTGGCCACATGA